A single region of the Pseudomonas granadensis genome encodes:
- a CDS encoding glutamine synthetase family protein, which translates to MSVPLRTVQLNEANAFLKKYPEVLYVDLLIADMNGVVRGKRIERTSLHKVYEKGINLPASLFALDINGSTVESTGLGLDIGDADRICYPIPGTLSIEPWQKRPTAQLLMTMHEIEGQPFFADPREVLANVVRKFDDMGLTICAAFELEFYLIDQDNVNGRPQSPRSPVSGKRPVSTQVYLIDDLDEYVDCLQDILEGAKEQGIPADAIVKESAPAQFEVNLHHVSDPIKACDYAVLLKRLVKNIAYDHEMDTTFMAKPYPGQAGNGLHVHISILDKEGNNIFASEDPEQNAALRHAIGGVLETLPAQMAFLCPNVNSYRRFGAQFYVPNSPSWGIDNRTVAVRVPTGSADAVRIEHRVAGADANPYLLMASVLAGIHHGLTNQIEPGAPVEGNSYEQNEQSLPNNLRDALRELDDSEVMARYIDPMYIDVFVACKESELAEFENSISDLEYNWYLHTV; encoded by the coding sequence ATGTCGGTCCCTCTGCGTACCGTTCAACTCAACGAAGCCAACGCATTCCTTAAGAAATATCCTGAGGTTTTGTACGTCGACCTTCTGATTGCGGATATGAACGGTGTGGTGCGCGGCAAGCGCATCGAACGCACCAGTCTTCATAAGGTGTACGAAAAAGGCATCAACCTGCCGGCCTCGCTTTTTGCGCTGGACATCAACGGCTCCACGGTGGAAAGCACCGGTCTGGGTCTGGACATCGGTGATGCTGACCGCATCTGCTACCCGATTCCCGGCACCCTGAGCATCGAGCCGTGGCAGAAGCGCCCGACTGCACAATTGCTGATGACCATGCATGAGATCGAAGGCCAGCCGTTTTTCGCCGACCCGCGTGAAGTGCTCGCCAACGTCGTGCGCAAGTTCGACGACATGGGCCTGACCATTTGCGCAGCGTTTGAACTGGAGTTCTATCTGATCGACCAGGACAACGTGAACGGCCGTCCGCAGTCGCCACGTTCGCCGGTCTCTGGCAAGCGTCCGGTGTCGACTCAGGTCTATCTGATCGACGATCTCGACGAATACGTCGATTGCCTGCAAGACATCCTCGAGGGCGCGAAAGAGCAGGGCATCCCGGCTGACGCCATCGTCAAGGAAAGCGCCCCGGCGCAGTTCGAAGTCAACCTGCATCACGTCTCCGACCCGATCAAGGCCTGCGATTACGCGGTGCTGCTCAAGCGTCTGGTGAAGAACATCGCCTACGACCATGAAATGGACACCACCTTCATGGCCAAGCCGTATCCGGGCCAGGCGGGCAACGGTCTGCATGTGCACATTTCGATTCTGGACAAAGAAGGCAACAACATCTTCGCCAGCGAGGATCCCGAGCAGAACGCCGCGCTGCGTCACGCGATCGGCGGTGTGCTCGAGACCCTGCCGGCGCAGATGGCTTTCCTCTGCCCGAACGTCAACTCGTACCGCCGCTTCGGCGCGCAGTTCTACGTCCCGAACTCGCCGAGTTGGGGCATCGACAACCGCACCGTGGCCGTGCGCGTGCCGACCGGTTCAGCCGACGCCGTGCGCATCGAGCACCGCGTCGCCGGCGCCGATGCCAACCCGTACCTGCTGATGGCCTCGGTACTGGCGGGTATTCACCACGGTCTGACCAACCAGATCGAACCGGGTGCGCCAGTCGAAGGCAACAGCTACGAGCAGAACGAACAGAGCCTGCCGAACAACCTGCGTGATGCCCTGCGCGAACTGGACGACAGCGAAGTCATGGCGCGTTACATCGACCCGATGTACATCGACGTGTTTGTCGCGTGCAAGGAAAGCGAACTGGCCGAGTTCGAGAACTCGATTTCTGATCTTGAATACAACTGGTATTTGCATACCGTTTGA
- a CDS encoding polyamine ABC transporter substrate-binding protein, with product MKMFGRTLLTLSLMGAMVMGAQANDKVLRVYNWSDYIAPDTVKKFEDETGIRVTYDVFDSNETLEARLLAGKSGYDLVVPSNSFLAKQIKAGVYQPLDKSKLPNWKNLNPVLLKNASASDPDNAHAFPYMWGSIGIGFNPAKVKEVLGADAPTHSWDLLFKPENAEKLKACGISFLDSPTEMIPAALHYLGYPVNDRDTAHIKEAEALFMKIRPNVAYFHSSKYISDLANGNICVAVGYSGDVLQAKARAVESGNNVVIDYSIPKEGAGSFYDMVAIPRDAANVENAYLFMDFLMRPEIIAEITNSNGYSNANAAATPLVDEAIRNDPGSYPSQAVMATLYAVPDQPIATQRIMTRGWTRVKLGK from the coding sequence ATGAAAATGTTTGGCAGGACTCTGCTGACACTGTCCTTGATGGGCGCAATGGTCATGGGCGCCCAGGCCAACGATAAGGTGCTGCGGGTTTACAACTGGTCCGATTACATCGCGCCGGACACCGTCAAGAAGTTCGAAGACGAAACCGGTATCCGCGTGACCTACGACGTCTTCGACAGCAACGAAACCCTTGAGGCACGTTTGCTCGCGGGTAAATCCGGTTACGACCTGGTGGTGCCGTCGAACAGTTTTCTGGCCAAGCAGATCAAGGCCGGCGTCTATCAACCGCTGGACAAATCGAAGCTGCCGAACTGGAAGAATCTCAACCCGGTGCTGCTGAAAAACGCCTCCGCCAGCGACCCGGACAACGCCCACGCGTTCCCGTACATGTGGGGCTCGATCGGCATCGGTTTCAACCCGGCCAAGGTCAAGGAAGTGCTCGGCGCCGACGCTCCGACCCATTCCTGGGACTTGCTGTTCAAGCCGGAGAACGCTGAAAAATTGAAGGCCTGCGGTATCAGTTTTCTCGACTCGCCGACCGAAATGATCCCGGCCGCCCTGCACTATCTGGGCTACCCGGTGAACGACAGGGACACCGCGCACATCAAGGAAGCCGAGGCGCTGTTCATGAAAATCCGCCCGAACGTGGCGTATTTCCATTCCTCGAAATACATCTCCGATCTGGCCAACGGCAACATCTGCGTGGCGGTCGGTTACTCCGGTGACGTCCTGCAGGCCAAGGCCCGCGCGGTGGAATCGGGCAACAACGTGGTGATCGACTACAGCATTCCCAAGGAAGGCGCCGGCAGCTTCTACGACATGGTCGCCATCCCGCGCGATGCGGCGAACGTCGAGAATGCCTACCTGTTCATGGATTTTTTGATGCGTCCGGAGATCATCGCCGAGATCACCAACAGCAACGGCTACAGCAACGCCAACGCAGCGGCAACGCCACTGGTGGACGAAGCGATCCGCAACGACCCCGGCTCGTACCCGTCGCAAGCGGTGATGGCGACGCTGTACGCGGTGCCGGATCAGCCAATCGCCACGCAGCGGATCATGACGCGCGGCTGGACCCGAGTGAAACTCGGCAAGTGA
- a CDS encoding ABC transporter permease subunit, giving the protein MRTFNQQFLRLVPSGRKLVIGIPFIWLFLFFMLPFFLVMKISFSEAALAIPPYSEIYTYAEQKFQLLLNIGNYTLLGEDDLYLSAYLGSLKVAALSTVMCLLIGFPMAYAITKTGKETQNVLLLLIMMPTWTAILIRVYAWMGILSNNGLLNAFLMWTGLTDQPIEILNTNTAVYIGVVYAYLPFMVLPLYANLVKHDNSLLEAAQDLGSSNFNNFWKITVPLARNGIIAGCMLVFIPVVGEFVIPELLGGPETLMIGRVLWQEFFNNRDWPVASALAVVMLLILIVPILLFNRSQAKEMEARG; this is encoded by the coding sequence ATGAGAACCTTCAATCAGCAATTCCTGCGCCTGGTGCCCAGCGGGCGAAAACTGGTGATTGGCATTCCGTTCATCTGGCTGTTCCTGTTCTTCATGCTGCCGTTCTTTCTGGTGATGAAGATCAGTTTCTCGGAAGCCGCACTGGCGATCCCGCCGTACTCGGAGATCTACACCTACGCCGAACAGAAATTCCAGCTGCTGCTGAACATCGGCAACTACACCTTGCTAGGCGAAGACGATTTGTACCTGTCGGCCTACCTCGGTTCGCTGAAGGTGGCGGCACTGAGCACCGTGATGTGTCTGCTGATCGGTTTCCCGATGGCTTACGCGATCACCAAGACCGGCAAGGAAACGCAAAACGTCCTGCTGCTGTTGATCATGATGCCAACCTGGACCGCGATCCTGATCCGCGTTTACGCGTGGATGGGCATTCTCAGCAACAACGGTCTGCTCAATGCGTTTTTGATGTGGACCGGGCTCACCGACCAGCCGATCGAGATCCTCAACACCAACACCGCGGTGTATATCGGTGTCGTCTACGCGTACCTGCCGTTCATGGTGCTGCCGCTGTACGCCAACCTGGTCAAGCACGACAACAGCCTGCTCGAAGCCGCGCAGGATCTGGGGTCGAGCAACTTCAACAACTTCTGGAAAATCACCGTGCCGCTGGCCAGGAACGGGATCATCGCAGGCTGCATGCTGGTGTTCATTCCGGTGGTCGGTGAGTTCGTGATTCCGGAGCTGTTGGGCGGCCCAGAGACGCTGATGATCGGGCGCGTGCTGTGGCAAGAGTTCTTCAATAACCGCGACTGGCCGGTGGCGTCTGCGCTGGCGGTGGTGATGCTGTTGATCCTGATTGTGCCGATTCTGCTGTTCAACCGCAGCCAGGCCAAAGAAATGGAGGCACGGGGATGA
- a CDS encoding HD domain-containing protein has protein sequence MNQTLERAIAIAATAHTGQVDKGGAPYILHPLKVMLRMTTLEERIVAVLHDVVEDCGVSLNDLREEGFSEEVLTAIASVTKAPGESYEDFVDRAAQNPIGRVVKLADLEENSDLSRIASPGWEDLERIEKYRRAIARLRM, from the coding sequence ATGAACCAAACCCTCGAACGTGCTATCGCCATCGCCGCCACGGCCCACACTGGGCAAGTCGACAAGGGCGGTGCGCCATACATTCTGCATCCGCTGAAAGTCATGTTGCGCATGACCACGCTGGAAGAACGCATCGTTGCTGTGCTGCACGATGTGGTCGAAGATTGTGGCGTCAGCCTGAATGATTTGCGCGAGGAAGGCTTCAGCGAAGAAGTGCTGACGGCGATTGCATCGGTGACGAAAGCGCCCGGTGAGTCCTACGAGGATTTCGTCGACCGCGCCGCGCAGAACCCGATTGGGCGGGTGGTGAAACTGGCGGATCTGGAGGAGAACAGCGATCTCTCGCGGATCGCCTCACCGGGTTGGGAGGATCTGGAACGGATCGAGAAGTATCGGCGGGCGATTGCGCGGTTGCGTATGTGA
- the thpR gene encoding RNA 2',3'-cyclic phosphodiesterase, giving the protein MIDEVRRDEPFKRLFFALDCPPAQRKAIAQWRSELRLRTGKPVPADNFHLTLLFLGAVPLAQIQPVCEAAAQVRTPGAALRVALDRLQVWHRAGVLSLAPDQAPPALLRLVYALEQAMLPFGFEETPREFRPHLTLAREFRAPEPEAATPPEFFLRAERFALFESHKGRYRIIQDWPLI; this is encoded by the coding sequence ATGATCGATGAAGTGCGCAGGGATGAGCCGTTCAAGCGGCTGTTTTTCGCCTTGGATTGCCCGCCAGCGCAGCGCAAGGCGATCGCGCAATGGCGCAGTGAATTGCGCCTGCGCACCGGCAAACCGGTGCCGGCGGATAATTTTCATCTGACCCTGCTGTTCCTCGGCGCCGTGCCGTTGGCACAGATTCAGCCGGTCTGCGAAGCCGCTGCCCAGGTGCGCACGCCGGGCGCTGCGTTGAGAGTTGCCTTGGATCGCTTGCAGGTGTGGCATCGCGCCGGGGTGTTGTCGCTGGCGCCGGACCAGGCGCCGCCGGCATTGTTGCGTCTGGTCTACGCACTGGAACAAGCCATGTTGCCGTTCGGCTTTGAAGAGACGCCGCGCGAATTCCGTCCGCACCTGACCCTGGCCCGAGAATTTCGCGCGCCGGAGCCGGAAGCTGCCACACCGCCGGAATTCTTCCTGCGCGCCGAACGCTTCGCCCTGTTCGAATCGCACAAGGGCCGCTATCGCATTATTCAGGACTGGCCGCTGATCTGA
- a CDS encoding aldehyde dehydrogenase: protein MTKTRNDWEQRFQSLTLEARAFINGEYRPAISGETFECLSPVDGRFLAAVASTDEADANLAVEAARQSFNSGVWAKKAPAERKRVLIRFADLILQHQEELALLETLDMGKPISDSMSIDIPAAANAIRWSAEAIDKIYDEVAATPHDQLGLVTREPSGVVAAIVPWNFPLIMASWKFAPALAAGNSFILKPSEKSPLTAIRIAQLALDAGIPKGVFNVLPGFGHTVGKALALHMDVDVLAFTGSTAIAKQLMIYAGQSNMKRVWLEAGGKSPNVVFADAPDLRDAAQAAASAIAFNQGEVCTAGSRLLVERSIREQFIPLLVEALQAWKPGHALDPATTVGAVVDQRQLENVLRYISIGREQGAELIAGGQRTLEETGGLYVQPAIFDGVTNAMTIAQEEIFGPVLSLITFDTAEEALQIANDSIFGLAAGVWTSNLSKAHTFARGLRAGSVWVNQYDGGDMTAPFGGFKQSGNGRDKSLHAFDKYTELKATWIKL, encoded by the coding sequence ATGACCAAAACCCGCAACGACTGGGAACAACGCTTCCAGTCCCTGACCCTCGAAGCCCGCGCCTTCATCAACGGTGAATACCGCCCGGCGATCAGCGGCGAAACCTTCGAATGCCTGAGCCCGGTCGACGGCCGCTTTCTTGCCGCGGTTGCCAGCACCGATGAAGCCGACGCCAACCTCGCCGTCGAAGCCGCACGCCAGTCTTTCAACTCCGGCGTGTGGGCGAAAAAAGCCCCGGCCGAGCGCAAGCGCGTCCTGATCCGCTTCGCCGATCTGATCCTGCAACACCAGGAAGAACTGGCGCTGCTGGAAACCCTCGACATGGGCAAGCCGATCAGCGACTCGATGAGCATCGACATCCCGGCGGCCGCCAACGCGATCCGCTGGAGCGCCGAGGCGATCGACAAGATCTACGACGAAGTCGCCGCCACGCCGCACGACCAGCTCGGCCTCGTCACCCGCGAGCCATCCGGTGTGGTCGCGGCCATCGTGCCGTGGAATTTCCCGCTGATCATGGCCAGCTGGAAGTTCGCCCCGGCGCTGGCGGCGGGTAACTCGTTCATTCTCAAACCGTCGGAAAAATCCCCACTGACGGCGATTCGCATCGCCCAGTTGGCGCTGGATGCCGGCATTCCCAAAGGCGTGTTCAACGTGCTGCCGGGCTTCGGCCATACCGTCGGCAAGGCACTGGCGCTGCACATGGACGTCGACGTGCTGGCCTTCACCGGCTCCACGGCGATCGCCAAGCAACTGATGATTTACGCCGGGCAAAGCAACATGAAACGCGTCTGGCTCGAAGCCGGCGGCAAGAGCCCGAACGTGGTGTTTGCCGATGCACCGGACTTGCGCGATGCAGCCCAAGCGGCGGCCAGCGCCATCGCCTTCAACCAGGGCGAAGTCTGCACGGCCGGTTCGCGCCTGTTGGTCGAGCGATCGATTCGCGAGCAGTTCATTCCGCTGCTGGTGGAAGCGTTGCAAGCGTGGAAACCGGGGCATGCCCTCGACCCGGCGACCACCGTTGGCGCCGTGGTCGATCAGCGTCAACTGGAAAACGTGCTGCGCTACATCAGCATCGGTCGCGAGCAGGGCGCCGAGCTGATCGCCGGCGGCCAACGCACCCTCGAAGAAACCGGCGGCCTCTATGTGCAACCGGCGATCTTCGACGGCGTGACCAACGCGATGACCATCGCCCAGGAAGAAATCTTCGGCCCGGTGTTGTCGCTGATCACCTTCGACACCGCCGAAGAAGCGCTGCAGATCGCCAACGACAGCATCTTCGGCCTCGCCGCCGGTGTGTGGACGAGCAACCTGAGCAAGGCGCACACCTTCGCCCGTGGCTTGCGTGCCGGCAGTGTCTGGGTCAACCAGTACGACGGCGGCGACATGACGGCACCGTTCGGTGGCTTCAAGCAATCGGGCAACGGTCGCGACAAATCGCTGCACGCGTTCGACAAGTACACCGAGCTGAAAGCGACCTGGATCAAGCTCTAA
- a CDS encoding cupin domain-containing protein, protein MDTGSRLKLVRESYKLSQRELARRSGVTNATISLIEQNRVSPSVSSLKKLLEGIPMSLADFFTFDQPPREHQYVFRANEQPDLGRHGLRLLLIGASVPSRQMRLLREQYAPGASSGEEPIVHAEGEECGLVTRGTVELTVDGQVSVLNAGDGYYFPTTLPHKFRNIGADEAEIISANTPANF, encoded by the coding sequence ATGGATACGGGTTCTCGACTCAAACTAGTACGCGAAAGCTACAAACTCTCCCAGCGCGAGCTGGCCCGGCGTAGCGGCGTGACCAATGCGACCATCTCGCTGATCGAACAGAATCGTGTCAGTCCTTCCGTCAGCTCGCTGAAAAAGCTGCTCGAAGGCATACCGATGTCCCTGGCCGACTTCTTCACGTTCGACCAGCCGCCGCGCGAACACCAATACGTCTTCCGCGCCAACGAACAACCCGACCTCGGCCGCCACGGCCTGCGCCTGCTGCTGATCGGCGCCTCCGTCCCCAGTCGCCAGATGCGCCTGCTGCGCGAACAATACGCCCCCGGCGCCAGCTCCGGAGAAGAGCCGATCGTGCATGCCGAAGGCGAGGAGTGCGGGCTTGTGACCCGTGGCACCGTGGAATTGACGGTGGACGGGCAGGTGAGTGTGTTGAATGCGGGGGACGGGTATTACTTTCCGACGACATTGCCGCACAAGTTTCGCAATATTGGGGCGGATGAGGCGGAGATCATCAGCGCGAATACGCCGGCGAATTTCTGA
- a CDS encoding ABC transporter permease subunit: MKRFNFSKFMLIFGLMFIYLPMLILVIYSFNASKLVTVWGGWSVKWYVGLLDNTQLMGSVLRSLEIACYTAIAAVALGTLAAFVLTRVTRFKGRTLFGGLVTAPLVMPEVITGLSLLLLFVAMAQLIGWPQERGIVTIWIAHTTFCAAYVAVVVSARLRELDLSIEEAAMDLGAKPFKVFFLITIPMIAPSLAAGGMMSFALSLDDLVLASFVSGPGSTTLPMEVFSAVRLGVKPEINAVASLILLAVSLVTFLVWYFGRKAEANRKRAIQEAMDQTANEAWQPQRAATA, encoded by the coding sequence ATGAAACGCTTCAATTTTTCGAAGTTCATGCTGATCTTCGGCCTGATGTTCATTTATCTGCCGATGCTGATTCTGGTGATCTACTCGTTCAACGCCTCCAAACTAGTGACGGTGTGGGGCGGTTGGTCGGTCAAGTGGTATGTCGGCCTGCTCGACAACACGCAACTGATGGGCTCGGTGCTGCGCTCGCTGGAAATCGCCTGCTACACCGCGATTGCTGCGGTCGCGCTGGGCACCCTCGCCGCCTTCGTTCTGACGCGGGTGACACGCTTCAAGGGCCGCACGTTGTTTGGCGGTCTGGTCACCGCGCCGTTGGTGATGCCGGAAGTGATCACCGGTCTGTCGCTGTTGCTACTGTTCGTGGCGATGGCGCAGCTGATCGGCTGGCCGCAGGAGCGTGGCATCGTCACGATCTGGATCGCCCACACCACGTTTTGTGCTGCCTATGTGGCGGTGGTAGTCTCCGCGCGCCTTCGCGAACTCGACCTGTCGATTGAGGAAGCGGCGATGGATCTCGGTGCGAAGCCGTTCAAGGTGTTTTTCCTCATCACCATTCCGATGATCGCACCGTCGCTGGCGGCGGGCGGGATGATGTCGTTTGCTTTGTCGCTGGACGATCTGGTGCTGGCGAGTTTCGTTTCCGGGCCCGGCTCTACGACTCTGCCGATGGAAGTGTTTTCGGCGGTCCGTCTGGGCGTGAAACCTGAGATCAACGCCGTGGCCAGCCTGATTCTGCTGGCGGTGTCGCTGGTGACGTTCCTGGTCTGGTACTTCGGTCGCAAGGCAGAAGCCAACCGCAAGCGGGCGATTCAGGAAGCGATGGATCAGACGGCCAACGAAGCATGGCAGCCGCAACGTGCGGCGACTGCCTGA
- a CDS encoding NAD(P)/FAD-dependent oxidoreductase, translating to MKQQHVNSYYAATRNEVIDFPTLEESVECDVCIIGAGYTGLSSALFLTEAGYKVTVLEAAKVGYGASGRNGGQLVNSYSRDVDVIEARYGDKTAEILGSMIFEGADIIRSRIKDYDIQCDYRPGGIFAAMNKKQLNGLAEQKRGWERYGNRNLKMLDAAEIRREVGSDAYVGGLLDMQGGHIHPLNLALGEAAAIVRLGGKIYEQSAAVEITYGEPNIVRTAKGQVRAKYLLIAGNAYLPQGLDNRVTAKSMPCGSQIVVTEPLTEQQARSLITNNYCVEDCNYLLDYYRLTADNRLLYGGGVVYGAREPDDIEQLIRPKILKTFPQLKDVKIDYRWTGNFLLTMSRMPQFGRIEKNAYYMQGYSGHGVTCSHLAGKLISEMIRGDAERFDAFASLPHMPMLGGRTFSAPLTALGAVYYSLRDRFGV from the coding sequence ATGAAACAGCAACACGTCAACAGCTACTACGCCGCCACCCGCAACGAAGTCATCGACTTCCCAACCCTCGAAGAGTCGGTCGAGTGCGACGTCTGCATCATCGGCGCCGGTTATACCGGCCTGTCCTCGGCGCTGTTCCTGACTGAAGCGGGCTACAAAGTGACCGTGCTCGAAGCGGCGAAAGTCGGCTATGGCGCCAGCGGTCGCAACGGCGGGCAACTGGTCAATTCCTACAGTCGCGACGTCGATGTGATCGAAGCGCGCTACGGCGACAAGACCGCAGAAATCCTCGGCAGCATGATCTTCGAAGGCGCCGACATCATCCGTTCGCGCATCAAGGACTATGACATCCAATGCGACTACCGCCCGGGCGGCATCTTCGCAGCGATGAACAAGAAACAACTCAACGGTCTGGCTGAGCAGAAGCGTGGCTGGGAACGTTACGGCAACCGCAATCTGAAGATGCTCGACGCGGCTGAGATTCGTCGTGAAGTTGGCTCCGACGCCTATGTCGGCGGGCTGCTGGACATGCAGGGCGGGCACATTCACCCGCTGAATCTGGCGCTCGGTGAAGCGGCGGCGATCGTGCGCTTGGGCGGCAAGATCTACGAGCAGTCGGCTGCGGTGGAAATCACCTATGGCGAGCCAAACATCGTGCGCACTGCAAAAGGCCAGGTCCGCGCCAAGTACCTGCTGATCGCCGGCAACGCCTACCTGCCGCAAGGCCTCGACAACCGCGTGACCGCGAAAAGCATGCCGTGCGGCTCGCAGATCGTCGTCACCGAACCGTTGACCGAGCAGCAGGCGCGCAGCCTGATCACCAACAACTACTGCGTCGAAGACTGCAACTACCTGCTCGATTACTATCGCCTGACCGCCGACAACCGTCTGCTTTACGGCGGCGGCGTGGTCTACGGCGCGCGGGAACCGGACGACATCGAACAACTGATCCGCCCGAAAATTCTCAAGACCTTCCCGCAGCTCAAGGACGTGAAGATCGATTACCGCTGGACCGGGAATTTCCTGCTGACCATGTCGCGCATGCCGCAATTCGGCCGCATCGAGAAAAACGCCTACTACATGCAAGGCTACAGCGGCCACGGCGTCACCTGCTCGCACCTGGCCGGCAAACTGATCTCGGAAATGATCCGTGGCGACGCCGAACGCTTCGACGCCTTCGCCTCGCTGCCGCACATGCCGATGCTCGGCGGCCGCACCTTCTCCGCGCCGCTGACCGCCCTGGGCGCCGTCTATTACTCGCTGCGCGACCGCTTCGGCGTCTAA
- a CDS encoding gamma-glutamyl-gamma-aminobutyrate hydrolase family protein translates to MAFKPLIGVTACVKQIGLHPYHISGDKYVRAVSVGAEGLPVVIPSLGSLTEIDDLLGQLDGLLLTGSPSNVEPFHYQGPASAPGTDHDPARDATTLPLLRAAIAAGVPVLGICRGFQEMNVAFGGSLHQKVHELPGMLDHREADSPDVAVQYAPAHAVTVLAGGVFEALELPGEFQVNSIHSQGIDRLASGLRAEAVAPDGLIEAISVEHSPTFALGVQWHPEWQVLENPNYLKIFQAFGAACRQRAARRNQR, encoded by the coding sequence ATGGCATTCAAGCCATTGATCGGCGTTACTGCGTGCGTCAAACAGATCGGCCTGCACCCCTATCACATCAGCGGCGACAAATATGTTCGCGCTGTCAGCGTTGGCGCTGAAGGGTTACCGGTGGTCATTCCTTCCCTTGGCAGCCTGACGGAAATCGACGACCTGCTCGGTCAGCTCGACGGTCTGCTGCTGACCGGCTCGCCCTCGAATGTGGAACCCTTCCACTACCAAGGTCCGGCCAGCGCCCCCGGTACGGATCACGATCCGGCGCGGGACGCCACCACCCTTCCTTTATTACGTGCAGCCATCGCCGCGGGCGTTCCGGTGCTGGGCATTTGCCGTGGCTTTCAGGAAATGAACGTGGCGTTCGGCGGCAGCCTGCATCAGAAGGTGCATGAGCTGCCGGGCATGCTCGATCACCGCGAAGCCGACAGCCCGGATGTGGCCGTGCAATATGCACCGGCCCACGCGGTGACGGTGCTCGCGGGCGGCGTGTTCGAAGCGCTCGAGCTGCCGGGTGAGTTTCAGGTCAACTCGATTCACAGCCAGGGCATCGATCGCCTCGCCTCCGGCCTGCGCGCCGAAGCCGTGGCGCCGGATGGCTTGATCGAAGCGATCTCGGTCGAGCACAGCCCGACCTTCGCCCTCGGCGTGCAATGGCACCCGGAATGGCAAGTGCTGGAGAACCCGAACTACCTGAAGATTTTCCAGGCGTTCGGCGCGGCTTGCCGACAACGGGCGGCGCGACGCAACCAGCGCTGA
- a CDS encoding ABC transporter ATP-binding protein, whose amino-acid sequence MANASSTYRKALEGHQQPKKVLVKVDRVTKKFDETVAVDDVSLEIHQGEIFALLGGSGSGKSTLLRMLAGFERPTEGRILLDGVDITDMPPYERPINMMFQSYALFPHMTVAQNIAFGLKQDRLPASEIDARVEEMLRLVHMTQYAKRRPHQLSGGQRQRVALARSLAKRPKLLLLDEPMGALDKKLRSQMQLELVEIIERVGVTCVMVTHDQEEAMTMAERIAIMHLGWIAQIGSPVDIYEAPVSRMVCEFIGNVNAFDGTVVEDLEGHAIIHSPDLQQKIYVGHGVSTSVQDKSITYAIRPEKMLVSSTQPEGRYNWSEGKVHDIAYLGGHSVFYVELPGGKIVQSFMANAERRGARPTWDDKVYVWWEDDSGVVLRS is encoded by the coding sequence ATGGCAAACGCCTCCAGCACTTACAGGAAGGCACTTGAAGGTCATCAGCAACCGAAAAAGGTGTTGGTGAAAGTCGATCGTGTCACCAAGAAGTTCGATGAAACCGTGGCCGTGGACGATGTGTCCCTGGAGATCCATCAGGGCGAAATCTTTGCGCTGCTGGGGGGCTCGGGTTCGGGCAAATCGACCCTGTTGCGCATGCTCGCCGGTTTCGAGCGCCCGACCGAGGGGCGAATTCTGCTCGACGGCGTGGACATCACCGACATGCCGCCGTACGAGCGGCCGATCAACATGATGTTCCAGTCCTACGCGCTATTCCCGCACATGACCGTCGCACAGAATATCGCCTTCGGCCTCAAGCAGGACCGTTTGCCCGCCAGCGAAATCGATGCCCGCGTTGAAGAAATGCTGCGTCTGGTGCACATGACCCAATACGCCAAGCGCCGCCCGCACCAGTTGTCCGGCGGCCAGCGCCAACGCGTCGCTCTCGCCCGCTCACTGGCCAAGCGCCCGAAGCTGTTGCTGCTCGACGAGCCGATGGGTGCGCTGGATAAAAAGCTGCGCTCGCAGATGCAGCTGGAACTGGTCGAGATCATCGAGCGCGTCGGCGTGACCTGCGTGATGGTGACCCACGACCAGGAAGAGGCCATGACCATGGCCGAGCGCATCGCGATCATGCACCTGGGCTGGATCGCGCAAATCGGCAGCCCGGTCGACATTTATGAAGCGCCGGTCAGCCGCATGGTCTGCGAGTTCATCGGCAACGTGAACGCCTTCGATGGCACCGTGGTGGAGGATTTGGAAGGCCACGCGATCATTCACAGTCCGGATCTGCAGCAGAAGATTTACGTCGGTCATGGCGTCAGCACGTCGGTGCAGGACAAGTCGATCACCTACGCGATTCGGCCGGAAAAAATGCTCGTCAGCAGCACCCAACCGGAGGGCCGCTACAACTGGTCCGAAGGCAAGGTGCATGACATCGCCTACCTCGGCGGCCATTCGGTGTTCTACGTCGAATTGCCCGGCGGCAAGATCGTCCAGTCGTTCATGGCCAACGCCGAGCGCCGTGGCGCGCGGCCGACCTGGGACGACAAAGTCTACGTCTGGTGGGAAGACGACAGCGGCGTGGTGCTGCGCTCATGA